The proteins below are encoded in one region of Silene latifolia isolate original U9 population chromosome 2, ASM4854445v1, whole genome shotgun sequence:
- the LOC141643709 gene encoding F-box protein At5g07610-like yields the protein MDKEKKPSRTKAINKLNNNLYMTLKEIIREHALRYLPAKSLCRFKAVCKDWKLLISNPFFEHSQANFSRSLSGLFGQTPEGPISFISLDPMAYGVPDPEMKFLPEPVDLVASSNGLLCLRGRTEDKAYYICNPVNQQWKKLPKPEADHGSIPAVVLVFEPSLLKFETDYQLICAFPSPDFHDAYEFEMYSSTDNSWKVSPEMLFGERPRVLERNGVHLNGVVYWLSADFSLVGFDLKINRAKCIPCFDMAESVGVIDGKISTSRKQGHDLIMCVLSNVSGKATWERRCFFVNQSNMCPDLSHERHVLTTGSDLAVFHDGKTIFCYNLKTKETKSIGTESDCNQYNCNGFYVPCVNSLVSLH from the coding sequence ATGGACAAAGAAAAGAAGCCGAGTCGTACCAAAGCCATCAACAAGTTAAACAACAACTTGTACATGACCCTGAAAGAGATAATCCGCGAGCATGCTCTTCGTTATCTCCCTGCAAAATCACTTTGCCGGTTCAAAGCTGTGTGTAAAGACTGGAAACTTCTGATTTCAAATCCTTTCTTTGAGCACAGTCAAGCCAATTTTTCCCGATCTCTGTCTGGCTTATTTGGTCAAACTCCTGAGGGGCCCATCTCCTTTATATCCCTTGACCCGATGGCATATGGTGTTCCAGATCCCGAGATGAAGTTCCTGCCCGAGCCTGTTGATTTAGTTGCCTCGTCCAATGGATTACTCTGCCTTCGAGGTCGTACTGAGGATAAGGCATATTACATATGTAACCCTGTAAATCAACAGTGGAAAAAACTCCCTAAACCTGAAGCTGACCACGGATCAATTCCTGCCGTAGTACTTGTCTTTGAGCCGTCACTTCTGAAGTTCGAGACTGATTATCAGTTAATATGTGCTTTTCCTTCTCCCGATTTTCATGATGCTTATGAGTTTGAGATGTATTCATCGACCGATAACTCATGGAAAGTTTCTCCAGAAATGCTTTTTGGTGAGCGACCAAGGGTATTGGAACGAAATGGTGTTCATCTAAATGGCGTTGTTTATTGGCTATCCGCTGACTTTTCTCTTGTTGGGTTTGATTTGAAGATAAACCGAGCAAAATGTATCCCTTGTTTTGACATGGCAGAATCCGTGGGTGTCATAGACGGGAAGATTAGTACTTCACGTAAACAGGGCCACGACTTGATTATGTGTGTTCTTTCGAATGTGTCTGGAAAAGCGACGTGGGAAAGGCGATGTTTCTTCGTAAATCAATCAAACATGTGCCCAGACTTGAGTCATGAACGACATGTTTTGACCACAGGAAGTGATTTGGCCGTGTTTCATGATGGAAAGACGATCTTCTGCTACAATCTAAAGACCAAGGAAACTAAAAGTATCGGTACTGAGTCCGACTGCAACCAATATAACTGTAATGGTTTTTACGTTCCTTGTGTTAATAGTCTTGTGAGCTTGCATTAA
- the LOC141643710 gene encoding U1 small nuclear ribonucleoprotein 70 kDa — protein sequence MGDFNNDAFLRSQNAAVQARPKVQNRANVLQLKMIGQSHPTGLTNNLLKLFEPRPPLEFKPPPEKRKCPPYTGMAQFVKLFAEPGDPEYAPPVKEAETPAQKKARIHQLRLEKGAKKVVEDLEKYDPQNDPNATGDPYKTLFVARLNFETSESRLTREFETYGPIKRVKMIHDKETKKPKGYAFIEYAHTRDMKAAYKQADGRKIDGRRVLVDVERGRTVPNWRPRRLGGGLGTTRVGGEELTQRSATREPQSGGPSRSEEPRVREDREREKSRERGREKEREREKSRERSHDRPRDRDHRDDRRHRDRDRTRDKDKDREHGRDRDRDRRDRDRGKDRSRDYEREKGRDRDREKDKDYEIGEAEHRGHSRDRDYDYDHVDTKHDRDRHGEREADDDQGWYGSDHGHKHSEAERDDHYGHRQSRGRYDDKDAENDRYQYDDDHSRYEQMEDDN from the exons ATGGGAGACTTCAACAACGATGCCTTCTTGCGCAGTCAAAACGCCGCCGTTCAGGCTCGTCCCAAAGTCCAGAATCGTGCCAATGTTCTTCAGCTCAAAATG ATTGGGCAGTCTCACCCGACTGGTCTGACGAACAACTTGCTGAAGCTTTTTGAGCCTCGACCTCCTTTGGAGTTCAAACCGCCTCCTGAGAAGAGAAAATGTCCTCCTTACACAG GAATGGCGCAATTTGTGAAACTTTTTGCTGAACCTGGGGATCCCGAATACGCCCCACCTGTCAAGGAGGCTGAAACTCCG GCACAAAAGAAGGCAAGGATTCACCAGTTACGATTAGAGAAGGGTGCCAAGAAGGTCGTGGAGGACCTAGAGAAAT ATGATCCGCAGAATGATCCCAATGCCACTGGAGACCCATACAAGACTCTGTTTGTTGCTAGGCTG AATTTTGAAACTTCAGAGAGCCGACTTACCAGGGAGTTTGAGACATATGGGCCAATAAAGAGG GTGAAAATGATCCATGATAAGGAGACAAAGAAGCCAAAAGGCTATGCCTTCATAGAGTATGCTCATACAAGGGATATGAAAG CGGCTTACAAACAAGCTGACGGAAGGAAAATTGATGGGAGAAGGGTACTGGTGGATGTAGAGCGTGGAAGAACTGTTCCAAATTGGCGGCCAAGGAGGTTGGGTGGTGGCCTAGGTACAACTAGAGTTGGAGGTGAAGAACTTACTCAGAGAAGCGCTACTAG GGAGCCGCAATCAGGAGGCCCATCTCGCTCAGAGGAGCCCAGGGTTAGGGAGGATAG AGAGAGAGAAAAATCGCGAGAGAGAGGTAGGGAAAAAGAAAGGGAGCGTGAGAAGTCTCGTGAACGATCTCATGATAGACCTAGGGATCGTGATCACCGAGATGATAGACGACATAGAGACCGTGATAGAACCAGAGACAAAGACAAGGACCGAGAGCACGGACGTGATCGTGACCGTGATAGACGTGATCGTGACAGAGGTAAAGACCGTAGCCGGGATTATGAACGAGAAAAGGGTCGTGATAGGGACCGTGAGAAAGATAAAGATTACGAAATTGGGGAAGCTGAACATCGTGGGCATTCGCGTGATAGGGACTATGACTATGACCACGTTGACACAAAACATGATCGTGATAGACATGGTGAAAGAGAAGCTGATGATGATCAAGGGTGGTATGGATCGGATCACGGCCACAAACATTCCGAGGCCGAACGTGATGACCATTATGGACATCGCCAAAGCCGGGGACGCTATGATGACAAGGATGCTGAAAATGACCGTTATCAATATGACGATGATCATAGTCGGTATGAGCAAATGGAAGACGATAACTAG